A region of the Pseudomonas asiatica genome:
CGGCGGGCCTGGGACAAGGCGGCCCTCGCAGCGCAGTACTGTGCAGATCTACGGATAAAGACAGGTACCGCGGGGCTTTGGCCCGGGGCTGACGCGCCCGGGCCGTGGGCCGTTGTTATTTTTGTTTTTCCAGCTGGTGGTACTTGCCTTGGGCATCCCACTGGTAGACCACATAGTCGGACACGGTCAGGTCTCCCTTCGAGTCCCACTTTTTCTCGCCCATGACGGTCTGCACCGGGTTGGCCTTGAGCCACTTGGCAGCGTCTTCGCCCTTGTTCGACTTGGCGCCGTTGAACGCGGCAGCCAGGGCCTGCAGCGAGGCGTAGGCGTACAGGGTGTAGCCTTCAGGTTCGGTACCGGCCTTGCGGAACTCCTCCACCACCGCCTTGCTGTCCGGCAGCAGGCGCGGGTCGGCGCCGAAGGTCATGTACACACCATCGACGTACTGCGCGCCGCCGGCGGTGGACACCAGTTCGTCGGTGACGATGCCGTCATCGGACATGAACTTGACGTCCTTCAGGCCCTGCTCGCGCAGCTGGCGTACCAGCGGGCCGGCTTCCGGGTGCAGGCCGCCGAAGTAGACCACGTCGGCACCGGTGGAACGGATCTTGGTGACGACGGCGCTGAAGTCCTTCTCGCCGCGGGTCAGGCCTTCGTACAGCACCGGTTTGACGCCGCGTTTCTCCAGCTGTGCCTTGGTCGCGTCGGCCAGGCCCTGGCCGTAGGTGTCCTTGTCGTGCAGCACCGCGACTTTCTTGCCCTTGAGCACGTCGACGATGTAGTCGCCGGCGACGATGCCCTGCTGGTCGTCACGGCCGCACATGCGGAACATGGCGCCCAGGCCGCGCTCGGTGACCTGTGGGTTGGTGGAGCCCGGGGTGATGGCGATGACGCCAGCCTCGTCATACACCTCGGAGGCCGGGATGGTGTTGGAGGAACAGAAGTGGCCGACCACGCCGATCACCTTGTCCTGGTCGACCAGGCGGTTGGCCACGGCCACGGCCTGCTTCGGCTCGCAGGCGTCATCGCCTTTGACCAGCACGATTTTCTCGCCGTTCACGCCACCGGCGGCGTTGATCTTGTCGGCCGCTGCCTGCGCACCTTTCATGTACTGCTCGCCAAACGCTGCGTTAGCCCCGGTCATCGGGCCCGCTACACCGATCTTGACGTCGGCCTGAACATACGAAGAAACACCCAGTGCCGTAGCTACGGCCAGAGCCAGGAAACCTTTCTTGTAAAACGTCTGCGACATGAGGTGGTGCTCCTAGAGTTTTTTTTGGTTGGCACTACAACTTCTCAGCCCTGTGCTCTGAGCAAGGGCCGTGCCATAGGTTTTGTCTTCCGGGAAAACACACTATGCAAGTTGCCGGCAGGCGACCGACGGCCTTTTCTTTATTGAGCGTGCAACCGTCTGCCACGCGGCAGGCGCCACCACACGTACAGACAAGGAGCAACCATCGAGTGCCATCATTGCAACCCTGGCAAGTGTTTACGTGCAACCGCCCTGTAACAGCGGACGTCACCGAACTGCACACAGCTGGTGCGCGACTGCTACAGGCGGCACCGTTTCAAGGCTAGCTGGTGCACGAAAAAACACGCGGTTTTGGCAGATCCGGCCTCTTCGCGGGCTCGCCCGCTCCCACAGGTATTGCACCGTTCCTGAGCTCGGAGGTGTTCCTGTGGGAGCGGGCAAGCCCGCGAAGAGGCCGGAACAGCCACACGAGGCGCAAAAGGCTGGCACAATGTCCGCCATTCGCCGCTTCCGGAGCCCCATTGATGAGCGAGAGCGCATTCGCCGAGCGCATCGTGCACAACCTGCTCGACACCGACTTCTACAAACTCACCATGATGCAGGGCGTGCTGCACAACTACCCGGACGCCGACGTCGAGTGGGAATTCCGCTGCCGCAACGGCGAGGACCTGCGCCCCTACCTCGGCGAGATCCGCAACCAGCTCGAACTGCTCAGCGACCTCACCCTGGATGACGGCCAGCTGGCCTTCCTCGAACGTATCAGCTTCCTCAAGCCTGACTTCCTGCGCTTTCTGCGCCTGTTCCGCTTCAACCTGCGCTACGTAGGCCTGGGGATAGAAAACGACCAGCTGTTCCTGCGCCTGAAAGGCCCGTGGCTGCATGTGATCCTGTTCGAAGTGCCGCTGCTGGCGATCATCAGCGAAGTGCGCAACCGCCACCTGCACCCGCGCATGCGCCTGGCCGAGGCCCGCGACCAGCTGTACCGCAAGTTCGACTGGCTGCGCGCACATGCCAGCGACGATGAACTGGCCGAACTGCAGGTGGCCGACTTCGGCACCCGTCGGCGCTTTTCCAGCCGTGTGCAGGAAGAAGTGGTACGTGTGCTGCGCGACGATTTCCCGGGCCGCTTTGTCGGCACCAGCAACGTCGACCTGGCATGGAAACTGGATATCAAGCCGCTGGGCACCATGGCCCATGAATGGATCATGGCCCACCAGCAACTCGGCCCGCGACTGATCGACAGCCAGATCGCCGCGCTGGACTGCTGGGTGCGCGAGTACCGCGGCCTGCTCGGTATCGCCCTGACCGATTGCATCACCATGGATGCCTTCCTCGGCGATTTCGACCTGTACTTTGCCAAGCTGTTCGATGGCCTGCGCCACGACTCGGGCGAACCGGTGGCCTGGGCGGAAAAGGCCATTGCCCATTACCAGAAACTGGGTATCGACCCGATGACCAAGACCCTGGTGTTTTCCGACGGTCTCAACCTGACCCGCTCGCTGGAAATCTTCCGTGCCCTGCGCGGTCGCATCAACGTCAGCTTTGGCATCGGCACCAACCTGACCTGTGATATCCCGGGCGTGGCCCCGATGAGCATCGTGCTTAAAATGACCGACTGCAACGGCGCGCCGGTGGCGAAGATCTCGGACGAAGCCGCCAAGACCCAATGCCGCGACGAGAACTTCGTCGCCTACATGCGCCATGTATTCAAAGTCCCCAGCAAGGAGTAACCCATGCAAGCGGTTCAGCAAGAGATTGCCCAGGCGCTGAAGGTACAGCCGCCGTTCGCCGACGCCGCCGCGCTCGAGGCCGAAGTGGCCCGGCGCGTGGCGTTCATCAAGGATTGCCTGGCCAACGCCCGGCTCAAGACCCTGGTGCTGGGCATCAGCGGCGGCGTCGACTCGCTGACCGCCGCCCTGCTAGCCCAACGCGCCATCAACGAGCTGCGCGCCGAAACCGGCGACAAGGCCTACACCTTCATCGCCGTGCGCCTGCCTTACCAGGTCCAGCATGACGAGCATGACGCCCAGGCGTGCCTGGAAGTGATCAAGGCCGACGAAGTGCACACCGTGGATATCGCCCCGGCAGTACGGGCGCTGGCGGCTGAAGTGGTGGAGTTGAAGAACGGCTCGCCGACGCTGGTGGACTTCGTGGTCGGCAACGTCAAGGCGCGCACCCGCATGGTCGCCCAGTACACCATCGCCGGTGCCCGCGCGGGCCTGGTGATCGGTACCGACCACGCCGCCGAGGCGGTGATGGGGTTCTTTACCAAGTTCGGTGATGGTGCCTGCGACCTGGCGCCGCTGAGC
Encoded here:
- a CDS encoding branched-chain amino acid ABC transporter substrate-binding protein, translating into MSQTFYKKGFLALAVATALGVSSYVQADVKIGVAGPMTGANAAFGEQYMKGAQAAADKINAAGGVNGEKIVLVKGDDACEPKQAVAVANRLVDQDKVIGVVGHFCSSNTIPASEVYDEAGVIAITPGSTNPQVTERGLGAMFRMCGRDDQQGIVAGDYIVDVLKGKKVAVLHDKDTYGQGLADATKAQLEKRGVKPVLYEGLTRGEKDFSAVVTKIRSTGADVVYFGGLHPEAGPLVRQLREQGLKDVKFMSDDGIVTDELVSTAGGAQYVDGVYMTFGADPRLLPDSKAVVEEFRKAGTEPEGYTLYAYASLQALAAAFNGAKSNKGEDAAKWLKANPVQTVMGEKKWDSKGDLTVSDYVVYQWDAQGKYHQLEKQK
- the pncB gene encoding nicotinate phosphoribosyltransferase, producing the protein MSESAFAERIVHNLLDTDFYKLTMMQGVLHNYPDADVEWEFRCRNGEDLRPYLGEIRNQLELLSDLTLDDGQLAFLERISFLKPDFLRFLRLFRFNLRYVGLGIENDQLFLRLKGPWLHVILFEVPLLAIISEVRNRHLHPRMRLAEARDQLYRKFDWLRAHASDDELAELQVADFGTRRRFSSRVQEEVVRVLRDDFPGRFVGTSNVDLAWKLDIKPLGTMAHEWIMAHQQLGPRLIDSQIAALDCWVREYRGLLGIALTDCITMDAFLGDFDLYFAKLFDGLRHDSGEPVAWAEKAIAHYQKLGIDPMTKTLVFSDGLNLTRSLEIFRALRGRINVSFGIGTNLTCDIPGVAPMSIVLKMTDCNGAPVAKISDEAAKTQCRDENFVAYMRHVFKVPSKE
- the nadE gene encoding ammonia-dependent NAD(+) synthetase, producing MQAVQQEIAQALKVQPPFADAAALEAEVARRVAFIKDCLANARLKTLVLGISGGVDSLTAALLAQRAINELRAETGDKAYTFIAVRLPYQVQHDEHDAQACLEVIKADEVHTVDIAPAVRALAAEVVELKNGSPTLVDFVVGNVKARTRMVAQYTIAGARAGLVIGTDHAAEAVMGFFTKFGDGACDLAPLSGLVKNQVRAIARSFGAPESLVEKVPTADLEDLAPGKPDEASHGVTYQQIDAFLHGQPVDQEAFDIIVATYRKTQHKRELPFAP